A region of Pseudoalteromonas aliena SW19 DNA encodes the following proteins:
- a CDS encoding CPXCG motif-containing cysteine-rich protein, giving the protein MKNFLSQRIACPHCGHHIHLDLDASMGDQDYIEDCAACCNPIHLNMHIDHANNKLELHVDSDDEQIF; this is encoded by the coding sequence ATGAAAAACTTTTTATCACAACGAATCGCTTGTCCACACTGTGGACACCACATTCATTTAGATCTAGACGCAAGCATGGGCGATCAGGACTACATTGAAGATTGCGCTGCCTGCTGTAACCCAATTCATTTAAATATGCATATAGATCATGCTAATAATAAATTAGAGTTACATGTAGACAGCGAC
- a CDS encoding fructosamine kinase family protein — MWKTVNEHISIAINDDFKHTYKRQLQSTNTDKLFHLTNDTHNFLVKIALKSELDRLESESIGLKLLAQNSHFIIPDCIVTGANIEFSFIVTQWQKLDQQPHSTWNDMGKNLAYMHQKHDQAMFGFDVDNYLATTVQPNRWHKKWDVFYAEERIGWQLQLLAEKGIRFIEPERLINTVKEQLHSHHVTPSLLHGDFWRGNMGFVSTMPSLFNPACYYGDREVDIAMSELFAPLPDDFYAAYDQQYPLSKNYHKRKLVYQLYPILNHANIFAGHYLTEAKQHIEKLMQ, encoded by the coding sequence ATGTGGAAAACAGTCAACGAGCACATCAGTATTGCCATTAATGATGACTTCAAACACACCTATAAGCGCCAATTACAAAGCACCAATACAGACAAACTATTTCATCTTACCAACGATACGCATAATTTTTTAGTGAAAATAGCGCTAAAAAGTGAACTTGACCGATTAGAAAGTGAATCTATTGGTTTAAAGCTTCTCGCGCAAAATAGCCATTTTATAATTCCTGACTGTATTGTAACGGGTGCAAACATAGAGTTCTCGTTTATTGTTACGCAATGGCAAAAGCTTGATCAACAGCCCCACTCAACATGGAATGATATGGGGAAAAACCTCGCTTATATGCACCAAAAACACGATCAAGCAATGTTCGGTTTTGATGTTGATAATTACTTAGCAACCACAGTACAACCCAATAGATGGCATAAAAAATGGGATGTGTTTTATGCCGAAGAACGTATTGGCTGGCAACTGCAGCTACTCGCTGAAAAAGGTATTCGTTTTATTGAACCCGAGCGCTTAATAAATACTGTAAAAGAGCAGCTTCATAGTCATCATGTAACACCATCGCTACTGCATGGTGACTTTTGGCGAGGTAATATGGGCTTTGTAAGCACAATGCCCAGCCTATTTAATCCTGCATGTTATTATGGTGATCGGGAAGTCGATATTGCAATGAGTGAGCTATTTGCTCCACTACCTGACGATTTTTATGCCGCCTATGATCAGCAATACCCTCTTTCAAAAAATTATCATAAACGTAAATTAGTTTACCAGTTGTATCCAATTTTAAATCACGCCAATATTTTTGCTGGTCACTATCTTACTGAAGCTAAACAACATATAGAAAAGCTTATGCAATAG
- a CDS encoding DUF445 domain-containing protein — protein MNKSLITNLLAGLFVVAGFILDQAIVLSVGLFALSGAVTNLLAIHMLFEKVPFLYGSGVIALKFESFKSAIRNLILTEFFSEQKINNLLNKAQPNIDFEPIISHVDLNPAFDNLLEVIEQSQFGSMLSMFGGTAAIEPMREKFIEKMQLSLGEISQTDNFKALVTQTLSQGNSAEGLHNTVLKLVDERLDELTPKMVKEIIQTMIREHLGWLVVWGGVFGGLFGLIAAVI, from the coding sequence ATGAACAAAAGTTTAATAACCAATTTGCTAGCGGGTTTATTTGTTGTTGCGGGTTTTATACTCGATCAAGCAATTGTGTTATCTGTTGGTTTATTTGCACTTTCGGGCGCGGTAACTAATTTATTAGCTATTCATATGTTGTTTGAAAAAGTCCCTTTTTTATATGGATCCGGCGTAATCGCGCTTAAGTTTGAAAGCTTTAAAAGTGCCATAAGAAACTTAATATTAACGGAGTTTTTTTCAGAGCAAAAAATTAATAATCTACTAAATAAAGCACAGCCAAATATCGACTTTGAACCCATAATCAGTCATGTTGATTTAAATCCGGCATTCGACAATTTGTTAGAGGTAATAGAGCAATCTCAGTTTGGGAGCATGCTTAGCATGTTTGGCGGTACTGCTGCAATAGAACCAATGCGTGAAAAGTTCATTGAAAAAATGCAACTATCGCTTGGTGAAATATCTCAAACTGACAACTTTAAAGCCCTTGTTACCCAAACGCTTTCGCAAGGTAATAGCGCAGAAGGTTTACACAATACAGTGCTTAAATTAGTGGATGAGCGATTAGATGAGCTAACCCCTAAAATGGTTAAAGAGATTATTCAAACCATGATCCGCGAGCACCTAGGCTGGCTTGTCGTGTGGGGCGGTGTGTTTGGTGGGTTATTTGGTTTAATCGCGGCCGTGATTTAA